A genomic region of bacterium contains the following coding sequences:
- a CDS encoding ComEC/Rec2 family competence protein codes for MISLRTNPGLELSTASVNAALASNDCADLELEVFAQPSSRETLSKKKVDWINTFSGAFIFGQFYAALVAGETVNSYLLGGILLVAVLLTFCQRSLRPYLLQVTLIFAGLCCGEITLNHAINGIAPSGYLKGQRFKLLVLDSTAERNQHGEFCYRVSLTNQTADLKLCLPDFPWNKWGNLRKGDLISGSFKITRTFSSREPAWSYSAYMLRRGYQAELTGSMLRISQRASPGFETFLTQLHSTTTRHQGLAVILAANLGTEFLLTDNLIADFREAGLSHILVVSGFHIGLIYLSVSFLVSSVAWCLRWIYCYCHRIWLTTLLGGVCGIKFAALLGWDLTICRALVMALIIFAARSIDRKLSIRGLLSRSLCMLLVIYPGSFFEVSFQLTFAALAALLVAAKAETSHWLQRLMLSTTMVWLYTTPVVLHWFGGFSAQALLLNLVVTPILTLTAIWIGGVALIWAFLKIPGSAFLLESAALLTEASLRLIDYLSALAQFCGLKYYQIDARWSPALIGVFIFLAIFGTLMLTLEETRNED; via the coding sequence ATGATCTCACTACGTACAAATCCAGGGTTAGAGCTGAGCACGGCATCTGTCAATGCAGCACTTGCTTCAAATGATTGCGCCGATCTCGAGCTCGAAGTCTTTGCGCAACCAAGTAGCAGAGAAACGCTCAGTAAGAAAAAAGTAGATTGGATTAATACTTTCAGTGGAGCTTTCATTTTTGGTCAATTCTATGCGGCCTTAGTAGCTGGTGAAACAGTTAATTCATATCTCCTGGGAGGTATTTTGCTTGTAGCTGTTTTGCTCACTTTTTGCCAACGCTCGTTGCGTCCCTATCTGCTGCAAGTAACTCTGATATTTGCCGGGCTTTGCTGTGGTGAGATTACTTTAAATCACGCGATCAATGGTATTGCACCTTCTGGCTATCTTAAAGGACAGCGTTTTAAACTCTTAGTTTTAGATAGCACAGCTGAGCGCAATCAACATGGAGAATTCTGCTACCGCGTAAGCCTCACGAACCAAACTGCAGATTTGAAACTTTGTTTGCCAGATTTTCCATGGAATAAGTGGGGCAATCTGCGTAAGGGCGACTTAATTAGTGGGTCATTTAAAATTACTCGAACATTTTCTAGTAGAGAGCCCGCGTGGTCGTATTCAGCCTACATGTTGCGTCGTGGGTATCAAGCAGAACTTACTGGCAGCATGCTTCGCATCTCGCAACGAGCTAGTCCCGGTTTTGAAACGTTTCTGACTCAGCTTCATTCCACGACAACCAGACATCAAGGGCTGGCAGTGATTCTTGCCGCAAACTTAGGCACAGAGTTCTTGCTGACAGACAATCTAATTGCTGATTTCCGCGAGGCTGGGTTGAGTCACATCTTAGTCGTCTCCGGGTTTCATATTGGATTAATCTATCTCTCGGTAAGCTTTCTAGTTAGTTCAGTTGCCTGGTGTTTGCGTTGGATTTATTGCTACTGCCACCGGATTTGGCTGACTACCTTACTTGGAGGAGTCTGTGGGATAAAATTTGCAGCACTTTTAGGCTGGGATCTGACGATTTGCCGCGCATTGGTGATGGCGCTGATAATTTTCGCGGCACGCTCGATCGACCGCAAACTTTCAATTCGAGGATTGTTGTCACGTAGTCTCTGTATGCTGCTAGTGATTTACCCAGGTAGCTTTTTTGAGGTGAGTTTCCAGCTTACTTTTGCTGCGCTGGCAGCTCTCCTTGTCGCCGCTAAAGCAGAGACTTCACATTGGTTGCAGCGACTCATGTTAAGCACGACAATGGTTTGGCTTTACACTACGCCGGTTGTATTGCATTGGTTTGGAGGATTCAGTGCACAAGCCTTATTGTTGAATTTAGTCGTCACGCCAATATTGACCTTAACTGCAATTTGGATTGGTGGTGTAGCTCTAATTTGGGCATTTTTGAAAATACCTGGCAGTGCATTTTTGCTAGAAAGTGCAGCGCTGCTCACGGAAGCTTCGCTGCGGCTGATTGATTACTTATCAGCATTAGCGCAATTTTGTGGCTTGAAATATTATCAAATTGATGCGCGCTGGAGTCCGGCTTTAATAGGGGTATTTATTTTTCTAGCTATCTTTGGGACCTTGATGCTGACGCTTGAAGAGACCCGCAATGAAGATTAG
- a CDS encoding M48 family metallopeptidase: MQNFLDAITADLLSCKEIETAHPALQIKILKIPESNAFSLYPNRIYVSLGLLAQVQSETEIAYVIAHELGHHLQGHTKSQSSSGYALANELEADRFGIKLLSCVGYDPEEAILALLDTYRQKHLNVSSIEYKKRAVEILKQLNPRKHRNYMRLSSPLFLQVKQEVSMIINR; the protein is encoded by the coding sequence ATGCAAAATTTTCTCGATGCTATTACTGCCGATCTTTTGAGCTGCAAGGAGATTGAGACTGCCCATCCAGCGTTGCAAATTAAAATTCTAAAAATTCCGGAATCTAACGCCTTTTCATTGTATCCAAACCGAATCTATGTATCGCTTGGACTGCTTGCTCAGGTTCAATCTGAAACCGAAATTGCTTATGTGATCGCGCACGAGCTTGGTCACCACCTCCAGGGGCATACTAAGTCACAAAGCAGCAGTGGTTACGCCCTAGCAAATGAGCTTGAAGCTGATAGATTTGGAATTAAATTATTAAGCTGCGTTGGGTATGATCCGGAGGAGGCGATTTTAGCTCTCCTAGATACTTATCGGCAAAAACACCTGAATGTTTCCTCGATCGAGTATAAAAAGCGTGCTGTAGAGATTTTAAAACAACTTAATCCACGTAAACACAGAAATTATATGCGTCTTTCTTCACCACTCTTTTTGCAAGTCAAGCAAGAAGTCTCAATGATTATAAATAGATAA
- a CDS encoding glycosyltransferase produces MINKTQILVPVYNEGENARRLYERFKEAQVDFDSMTFVYDFAGDTTVPVAQELQKLDSRIQLEKNDFGRGALNALKWGFSKSQPGPVIVVMGDCSDKLAVIPEMVKLWNEGATLVSASRYMPGGKQHGGPWLKGLMSRVAGVSLKLFGFPTSDPTNNFKLYDGAWLRSQTLESQGGFEVAIELCYLAYAQGKTIKEVPSEWYDRTDGQSNFKLWKWLPHYLKFYCKILKQIFLT; encoded by the coding sequence ATGATCAACAAGACACAAATCCTAGTCCCAGTCTACAACGAAGGCGAAAACGCCAGGCGACTTTATGAGCGCTTTAAGGAAGCGCAAGTCGACTTTGACTCGATGACCTTTGTCTACGATTTTGCAGGTGATACTACGGTTCCCGTGGCACAGGAGTTGCAGAAATTAGATTCCCGTATCCAGCTAGAAAAAAATGATTTTGGTCGCGGCGCACTGAATGCTTTGAAATGGGGATTTTCTAAAAGCCAGCCTGGCCCAGTTATTGTAGTGATGGGTGATTGCTCAGATAAGCTTGCTGTTATTCCTGAGATGGTTAAGCTTTGGAACGAAGGGGCGACACTTGTCTCAGCCTCGCGCTATATGCCGGGCGGCAAACAGCACGGAGGGCCGTGGCTGAAGGGATTAATGTCTCGAGTCGCTGGAGTTTCGCTAAAACTTTTTGGCTTTCCAACCTCAGATCCGACCAATAATTTTAAACTTTATGATGGAGCGTGGCTCAGGTCACAGACGCTTGAAAGCCAAGGGGGGTTTGAAGTCGCAATTGAGCTTTGTTACTTGGCCTATGCTCAAGGTAAGACCATCAAGGAAGTTCCTTCTGAATGGTATGATCGCACTGATGGGCAAAGCAATTTTAAACTCTGGAAGTGGCTGCCACACTATTTGAAATTTTATTGCAAAATCCTCAAGCAGATTTTTCTAACTTAA
- a CDS encoding NAD(P)-dependent oxidoreductase, whose product MSKKILVTGSAGFIGGYVVEELLNHGWHVVGIDNYSKYGEIKKSYDHHPNYTFVRGDVKDTVLMKEIVGGCSDVLAGAAMIGGISYFHEYAYDLLAENERIVASTFDAAIDAFRRGSLKKITVLSSSMVFESATIFPTPEGEELRCAPPLSTYGFQKLSCEYFARGAKIQYGLPYTIVRPFNCVGVGEQRALGDKEILSGNVSLAMSHVVPDLIQKVVKGQDPLHILGSGGQVRHYTYGGDLARGIRTAIEHENALNQDFNLSTERSTTVLELAELIWKKINPTKPFRFTSDKPFEYDVQKRVPNCEKAKRVLGYEAKTSLETILDEVVPWVVEQVKLGTI is encoded by the coding sequence GTGAGTAAAAAAATTCTAGTCACAGGTTCAGCAGGATTTATTGGTGGTTATGTCGTTGAAGAGTTACTCAATCATGGTTGGCATGTTGTCGGGATTGATAATTACTCTAAATACGGTGAAATTAAGAAATCCTACGATCATCACCCGAATTACACTTTTGTTCGTGGCGATGTAAAAGATACAGTTCTGATGAAAGAGATTGTCGGCGGCTGCAGCGATGTCTTGGCTGGTGCTGCAATGATCGGTGGGATTAGTTATTTTCACGAATATGCCTATGATCTCTTAGCGGAGAATGAGCGCATTGTCGCTTCAACATTTGACGCTGCAATCGATGCTTTTAGGCGCGGGAGTTTAAAGAAAATTACAGTATTAAGCTCGAGCATGGTTTTTGAATCAGCAACTATTTTCCCAACACCTGAAGGTGAGGAACTGCGCTGTGCTCCACCGTTAAGTACATACGGTTTTCAGAAATTATCTTGTGAGTATTTTGCCCGCGGAGCAAAAATTCAATATGGTCTGCCATATACAATTGTGCGCCCATTTAATTGCGTTGGCGTTGGCGAGCAGCGTGCTCTCGGAGATAAAGAGATTTTGTCCGGAAATGTCAGCCTGGCCATGAGTCACGTTGTGCCGGATTTGATTCAAAAGGTGGTCAAGGGTCAAGACCCGCTGCATATTTTAGGCAGCGGTGGGCAGGTGCGTCACTATACTTACGGCGGCGATTTAGCGCGTGGAATTCGCACTGCGATCGAACACGAAAATGCCCTCAATCAAGATTTCAACCTTTCCACTGAAAGATCGACCACCGTGCTCGAACTAGCGGAGCTAATTTGGAAGAAAATCAATCCGACTAAGCCTTTCCGTTTTACTAGCGATAAGCCGTTTGAATACGATGTGCAAAAGCGTGTACCTAACTGCGAAAAAGCAAAACGTGTTTTAGGTTACGAGGCTAAAACTTCACTCGAGACAATTTTGGATGAGGTCGTGCCCTGGGTAGTGGAACAAGTAAAGCTCGGCACAATCTAA
- a CDS encoding nucleotide sugar dehydrogenase, with protein sequence MDKKVVIIGGCGHVGLPLGVTFALAGLEVALIDINENAVRTVNSGRFPFLEKDGDQTLQHALQAGLKATTDSAACRDASVIVFVTGTPVDEHLNPKVSEVTRIFADYQQYFADDTLIIMRSTLFPGTMSHLKEKLALVNPKTKLAFCPERVAQGVGLEEIWNLPQIVSAFDDQSFNRAKELFSRIAPSIIKLSPLEAELTKLMANSWRYLEFAIANQFYAIAEQNGVDFYRLYEAIRYEYPRAKGYKSPGFAAGPCLFKDTMQLASFFDHQFHLGHTAMLVNEGLAGLAVDKAKKALGGNLWGKKVALLGMAFKANNDDIRESLSFKVKKTLEFNGATVLWHDPYLPESMDLESVLKADAVIIGTPHAHYQGLTFKQPVVDVWGMVHKAKLEVFPGAQVNR encoded by the coding sequence ATGGATAAGAAAGTTGTGATTATTGGGGGTTGTGGGCACGTTGGGTTACCTCTCGGTGTAACGTTTGCTCTTGCTGGCCTGGAAGTAGCGTTGATTGATATTAACGAAAACGCGGTGCGCACAGTTAATTCGGGGCGCTTTCCCTTTTTAGAAAAGGATGGGGACCAAACATTACAACATGCGCTACAAGCGGGGCTTAAGGCCACAACTGATTCAGCGGCTTGTCGAGATGCGAGCGTCATTGTTTTTGTTACCGGAACGCCGGTTGATGAGCACTTGAACCCAAAAGTTTCTGAAGTAACTCGAATTTTTGCCGACTATCAACAGTATTTTGCCGACGATACTTTGATTATTATGCGTTCAACGTTATTCCCTGGAACGATGTCGCACCTCAAGGAAAAGCTTGCACTAGTAAATCCCAAAACCAAGTTAGCATTTTGCCCGGAACGTGTGGCGCAAGGTGTAGGTTTGGAAGAAATTTGGAACTTGCCACAAATTGTTTCAGCTTTTGACGATCAAAGTTTTAATCGTGCCAAGGAATTATTTTCCAGAATTGCCCCTTCGATCATCAAGCTTAGCCCACTTGAGGCTGAGTTAACAAAGCTGATGGCAAATTCCTGGCGCTACTTGGAATTTGCGATTGCTAATCAATTTTATGCGATTGCAGAGCAAAACGGCGTTGATTTTTATCGCCTCTACGAGGCAATTCGCTATGAATACCCACGTGCCAAGGGTTATAAGTCCCCAGGTTTTGCTGCCGGACCATGCTTGTTTAAAGATACAATGCAGTTAGCGAGTTTCTTTGATCATCAGTTTCATCTCGGTCACACGGCAATGCTAGTCAATGAAGGTCTAGCGGGACTTGCCGTTGATAAGGCTAAAAAAGCACTGGGTGGAAATCTTTGGGGCAAGAAGGTTGCGCTTTTGGGGATGGCATTTAAAGCTAATAACGATGACATTCGCGAATCGTTGAGTTTCAAGGTCAAGAAAACCCTGGAGTTTAACGGAGCAACCGTGCTTTGGCATGATCCATATTTACCAGAGAGTATGGATTTGGAATCAGTGCTTAAAGCTGATGCAGTCATCATCGGAACTCCGCACGCGCATTACCAGGGTTTGACTTTCAAACAGCCAGTTGTTGATGTTTGGGGCATGGTGCATAAGGCTAAGTTAGAAGTTTTTCCAGGGGCGCAGGTAAACAGGTAA
- a CDS encoding class I SAM-dependent methyltransferase has protein sequence MEAAEKVSLDKELQDSIDPKEYEIYTRRFSDQENQSREYVWSILCKDFFQKYISPTASVLDIGAGDGYFIKQISAAQKYALDLSPHARELEKHGVKVFIQPATNFRNTLPGKVDVVFMSNFLEHLRSKDQLMQVLDEVRAVLKPTGKVIILQPNIRYVGPSYWDYIDHHIALTEHSLAEALEVCGFSVEELIPRFLPYTVKSKLGHFSGLIRWYLKMPFLWKFFGAQTFVVGRPA, from the coding sequence ATGGAAGCAGCCGAAAAAGTGAGTTTAGACAAAGAATTACAAGATTCGATCGATCCGAAAGAATATGAAATTTATACTCGACGTTTTAGCGATCAAGAAAACCAATCTCGCGAGTATGTCTGGTCAATTTTGTGTAAAGATTTTTTTCAAAAGTATATTAGCCCGACTGCTAGTGTTTTAGATATCGGTGCAGGGGACGGCTACTTTATCAAGCAGATTTCTGCTGCTCAGAAGTATGCACTTGATTTAAGCCCACATGCGCGCGAGCTCGAAAAACACGGTGTGAAAGTTTTTATTCAACCAGCAACCAATTTTCGCAACACACTGCCAGGGAAAGTTGACGTTGTTTTTATGAGTAACTTTCTCGAACACTTGAGATCTAAAGATCAATTGATGCAGGTCTTGGATGAAGTCCGAGCTGTATTAAAACCTACAGGTAAAGTCATAATTCTACAGCCGAATATCCGCTATGTCGGCCCGTCGTATTGGGATTATATTGATCATCATATTGCCTTAACTGAGCATAGCTTGGCTGAAGCATTGGAAGTCTGTGGTTTTAGTGTAGAAGAATTGATCCCGCGATTTTTGCCCTATACTGTTAAATCGAAACTTGGGCATTTTTCAGGATTGATTCGCTGGTATTTAAAAATGCCGTTTTTATGGAAATTTTTCGGTGCGCAAACATTTGTCGTGGGGCGCCCAGCTTAA
- a CDS encoding glycosyltransferase: protein MSSQAKSKSVLVHVVTYNHGDVINACLDALDTISPAGLSLQIEVTDNCSSDDTVFHLQKRQAREHFRFFLNPENTGFSHAHNQAVQRVIENKIDYLLVLNPDVRLESPAIQELVSALEFDLQAGTATPKLFRSNHNLDPVQPRCFDACGMFITPSLRHFDRGSNQLDRGQYDEPAYVFGGTGACLLIKREFLVDVCFDTHELFDNSFFAYREDADLAWRALLYGWKCRYVPKAIGYHRRVVLPERRKSLPPALNHASVRNRFLMQINQFHPLDTPQALLPGLLRNLLVVLGSIVFERSSLSAFKELMSLWSTQLKRRALIQAHRKIGPGEVLPWFASKEYSQKALAQSQAPEKIRTIHAVIIDYKSPDRVERLLQSLKATTLPADLSFSYTVVDNSTDNRGFAGGINSCLKGRHDDAFLILNPDLTLEPASLQCLVNDLNQYENLAVVAPVLHNQDYSLQLGFTARRLPTLGSTLSELLGLKRLWPKNPWTSSYHLSDIPKNSARALQHDLPQVVEQPAGACLLIRRKAYEILDGFDQSFYPAWYEDVDFLKRLSCTRFVAALSTKTTTAGSRVIHEGGHSLTALKRSDFYKIWFKNMARYWWKHGNFFEIALLMPTILLAWLLRTVFVNMRTILSSK, encoded by the coding sequence GTGAGCTCGCAAGCAAAGTCAAAAAGCGTGCTCGTGCATGTTGTAACCTATAACCATGGGGATGTAATTAATGCCTGCCTCGATGCGCTCGATACGATCAGCCCAGCAGGCTTAAGTCTCCAAATCGAAGTCACAGACAACTGCTCTAGTGACGACACAGTTTTTCACCTCCAGAAGCGTCAAGCTCGTGAGCATTTCCGTTTTTTTCTTAATCCAGAAAATACTGGTTTTTCACATGCTCATAACCAAGCAGTTCAACGCGTGATTGAAAATAAGATTGATTACTTACTGGTACTCAATCCCGACGTGCGCTTAGAAAGCCCTGCGATCCAGGAGTTAGTGTCAGCCCTTGAGTTTGATCTGCAGGCTGGCACGGCAACGCCGAAACTGTTTCGCTCGAATCATAATCTTGACCCTGTGCAACCGCGCTGTTTTGATGCCTGCGGAATGTTTATCACGCCTAGCCTGCGGCACTTTGACCGTGGCTCAAATCAACTCGACCGCGGACAGTATGACGAGCCTGCATATGTTTTTGGCGGAACTGGAGCTTGCTTATTAATCAAACGCGAGTTTCTAGTTGATGTCTGCTTCGACACTCACGAGCTTTTTGACAATTCATTTTTTGCTTATCGCGAAGATGCAGATCTTGCTTGGCGCGCTCTGCTTTATGGCTGGAAATGTCGCTATGTGCCAAAGGCAATTGGCTACCATCGACGGGTTGTTTTACCCGAAAGACGAAAATCACTTCCACCAGCATTAAATCATGCTTCAGTTCGCAATCGCTTCTTAATGCAAATTAATCAATTTCACCCCTTAGACACTCCTCAAGCACTGCTACCTGGACTACTACGCAACCTCCTTGTTGTTCTCGGCAGCATTGTCTTTGAACGTAGTTCATTATCAGCATTCAAAGAATTAATGTCCCTCTGGAGCACACAGCTCAAGCGGCGGGCACTGATTCAAGCGCACCGCAAAATTGGACCAGGAGAAGTGCTCCCTTGGTTTGCCTCGAAGGAATACAGTCAGAAGGCATTAGCTCAAAGTCAAGCGCCTGAAAAAATTCGCACGATACATGCGGTGATCATTGATTATAAATCACCAGACCGAGTGGAGCGGCTGCTGCAAAGCTTGAAGGCTACGACACTTCCAGCAGATTTGAGCTTTTCCTACACAGTAGTTGATAATTCGACGGATAATCGTGGTTTTGCTGGTGGAATTAACTCCTGCCTCAAGGGCCGGCACGATGATGCCTTTTTAATTTTAAACCCCGACCTCACACTTGAGCCCGCTTCCCTACAATGCTTAGTCAACGATCTAAACCAATACGAGAACCTCGCGGTCGTTGCGCCAGTATTGCATAATCAAGATTACAGTTTACAATTAGGCTTCACTGCGCGTCGTCTGCCGACGCTGGGGTCAACTCTCTCTGAGCTTCTCGGGCTTAAGCGACTCTGGCCTAAAAATCCTTGGACTAGCTCATACCACTTAAGCGACATACCAAAGAACTCAGCTCGAGCGCTACAACATGACTTACCTCAGGTAGTTGAACAACCTGCTGGAGCCTGTCTATTAATCAGACGTAAAGCTTATGAAATTTTGGACGGTTTCGATCAAAGCTTTTACCCTGCATGGTACGAGGATGTAGATTTTCTCAAGCGCTTGAGTTGCACACGTTTCGTAGCTGCACTTTCTACCAAGACCACGACAGCAGGCAGCCGCGTGATCCATGAGGGTGGGCATTCGCTCACGGCTCTTAAGCGCAGTGATTTTTATAAAATTTGGTTTAAGAACATGGCCCGTTACTGGTGGAAGCATGGAAATTTCTTTGAAATCGCCTTGCTTATGCCGACGATCCTCCTGGCCTGGTTACTGCGAACAGTATTCGTTAATATGCGCACGATTCTATCTAGCAAATAG